In Odocoileus virginianus isolate 20LAN1187 ecotype Illinois chromosome 23, Ovbor_1.2, whole genome shotgun sequence, one DNA window encodes the following:
- the MRPL51 gene encoding large ribosomal subunit protein mL51 gives MAGSLSWVAGRCLWGQVPLACRSFFLGVPRLFHVRVTLPPPKVVDRWNEKRAMFGVYDNIGILGNFEKHPKELIKGPVWLRGWKGNELQRCIRKKRMVGNRMFIDDLHNLNKRISFLYKRFNRHGKHR, from the exons ATGGCAGGGAGCCTCTCTTGGGTGGCAGGCAGGTGCTTATGGGGCCAGGTGCCGCTGGCCTGCAGAAGTTTCTTTCTGG GCGTTCCCAGATTGTTTCATGTAAGGGTCACCCTCCCGCCCCCCAAAGTGGTTGATCGTTGGAACGAGAAGAGGGCGATGTTCGGGGTATATGACAACATCGGGATCCTGG GAAACTTTGAAAAGCACCCCAAAGAATTGATCAAGGGCCCTGTGTGGCTTCGAGGCTGGAAGGGGAATGAACTGCAGCGTTGTATTCGAAAGAAGAGAATGGTAGGAAATCGGATGTTCATTGATGACCTGCACAACCTGAACAAACGCATCAGCTTTCTCTACAAACGCTTTAATCGACATGGGAAGCACCGGTAG